A stretch of Ascochyta rabiei chromosome 6, complete sequence DNA encodes these proteins:
- a CDS encoding WD repeat-containing protein 6: MSPTLHHESTRVPVTALASCGSLLIAAEGPFLRFYHSKTSRYIASKRVFEAQTVHGISIYAEELDGVTKFVVWGGRLVRALRINSVPDDHVQEPLSLCLSNVAKASDWILDLAPRMSILDDDDVYSQGVHAAVTAHNALLRLTTKYQHGSPLSSSSLVLDVSELTSSSRSILYSAHLLWQSSNCILVAAGTAFGEIMYWSWSKTAHGDSVSQIHQVFLGHEGSIFDVRISKELPRGCCGTLKRVIASCSDDRTIRLWDVSNVNAHVANIDYLREGDEAQRTRHTGFSIAATDAQSDEINCLAIGWGHTSRVWKVRFLDSSPCNGTLSLISAGEDATSRTWNFVVNTSRGSARPFTLLQTDCAAYHSGKNMWSMAIYHTAAGSLRVACGGADSKLTTHTLLSAGQRSQRRGTAVAEYTMQDLLHMAQPSQVETDLQSAAKPSKKADLVRSYCFLDSESFLLVTNSGKVCIESFLSESSSGLQGSVTKSTLVDQIDELSGYSTCTGVPTRGVAFVAGTRGDIYMYSKRDSALTKIHKVVGKVGTLFVAGTTSSEGREQLVLLINSLGSRPELLYMDVSKSLVYGDLEPIYVSTCGTLTGSTITSMSVVEAGFEAGFLFLGFRRGSVGVYDISQKSLHDITCDANYRQADVYKIIEKVHGDESVNGMEFVASPKSATVGYLYSVGRDGCLAVHLIDLVKNSVQLVHRLTLAIGPHIEDLYFQDGHLLVHGFSSKKWVLYDVTSEEEIMGIETGGAHRSWAFQRHLNPSSPRNGGTLVWTRTASLHICSQEGSNHGVLRPGGHGREIKAAAVSSSLKSSQCCATRGRLIATGAEDTDIKIFQYINNEPVCRITLRKHTTGIQHLQWSDDGSYLFSSAGSEEFYIWRVRALPTVVEIGVVCEYVYLPESEFSDLRIMSFDVSKRGSAYTIAMVFSDSSVKTYLYDPTAAPRWQPLTKSIYFTSCLTQCVFLSPTSLLTAGTDGHAVLWPLFSEDVKWEHPVRIHQNASKTMSSHVNGDGTTLIVSGGDDGALAFLLVYAAFPESSSSPQGAYASRPVLVNGAHGSAVTACTVVTIQSYLYVLTSGNDEWVRLWKVVIDGAGESDSSKMEHEKLRVKRVCRVKTSVADVSSMAVLDDGGESARVLVCGVGMEVIRVEAEEKLVA, from the exons ATGTCACCAACACTTCAC CATGAGAGCACTCGTGTACCGGTGACTGCATTAGCCTCCTGCGGATCGCTTTTGATAGCCGCGGAAGGACCCTTCCTTCGATTCTATCATTCCAAGACTTCGCGATATATCGCATCCAAACGCGTCTTTGAAGCTCAGACTGTCCATGGCATATCTATCTACGCTGAAGAGCTCGATGGTGTGACGAAGTTTGTTGTTTGGGGCGGACGTCTTGTTCGCGCTCTCAGAATCAACTCTGTGCCAGACGATCATGTCCAAGAGCCCTTATCTTTGTGCCTTTCAAATGTTGCTAAAGCGTCTGACTGGATTCTCGATCTGGCGCCTCGAATGAGTATCTTAGATGATGACGATGTGTACAGCCAGGGCGTACATGCTGCTGTTACAGCGCACAATGCACTGCTCAGGCTTACAACAAAGTACCAGCATGGATCTCCACTTTCCTCAAG TTCGTTAGTTCTCGATGTCTCTGAGCTCACGTCAAGCTCGCGTTCCATCTTGTACTCTGCCCATCTTCTCTGGCAATCTTCCAACTGCATTCTCGTTGCTGCTGGCACAGCTTTTGGCGAGATCATGTATTGGTCATGGAGTAAGACGGCGCATGGTGACTCGGTTTCGCAAATCCATCAAGTGTTTCTCGGTCATGAAGGCTCCATCTTCGATGTTCGCATCTCGAAAGAGCTACCACGTGGATGTTGTGGCACACTAAAGCGAGTCATTGCTTCCTGTAGCGATGATCGAACAATCCGTCTTTGGGATGTCTCGAACGTGAATGCCCACGTTGCCAACATAGATTATCTTCGTGAGGGTGACGAGGCGCAGCGGACACGGCACACCGGGTTTAGTATTGCAGCTACCGACGCGCAGTCTGATGAGATCAATTGCCTTGCAATTGGCTGGGGTCATACCTCACGGGTTTGGAAAGTACGTTTCTTAGACTCGTCACCGTGCAATGGAACACTGTCCCTCATCTCAGCCGGCGAGGATGCTACGTCGCGCACCTGGAATTTCGTGGTCAACACTAGTAGAGGCTCGGCTCGCCCATTTACGCTGCTACAGACCGATTGTGCCGCTTATCACAGCGGCAAAAACATGTGGTCCATGGCCATCTACCATACCGCTGCTGGTTCACTGCGCGTCGCCTGTGGTGGTGCTGACAGCAAGCTCACTACTCATACACTGCTCAGTGCGGGCCAGCGCTCACAGAGACGTGGTACCGCTGTAGCTGAGTATACCATGCAAGACCTGCTTCACATGGCGCAACCCTCTCAAGTAGAAACGGATCTACAGTCGGCAGCCAAACCTTCAAAGAAAGCCGACTTGGTCAGGAGTTACTGTTTTCTAGACAGCGAATCCTTCTTACTGGTAACGAACTCTGGAAAAGTATGCATCGAGTCGTTCCTCTCGGAATCTAGCTCTGGCTTGCAGGGCAGCGTCACGAAGTCAACACTCGTGGACCAGATTGACGAACTGTCTGGCTACTCAACATGTACTGGCGTGCCTACTCGTGGGGTAGCCTTTGTTGCAGGCACACGGGGCGATATCTATATGTATTCCAAGCGCGATTCCGCCTTGACGAAAATCCACAAAGTCGTCGGCAAGGTCGGCACACTCTTCGTGGCAGGCACGACATCTTCTGAAGGGCGAGAGCAGCTTGTACTTCTTATCAACTCACTTGGGTCCAGGCCTGAGTTATTGTACATGGACGTGAGCAAGAGCTTGGTATATGGAGATCTGGAACCCATATACGTCAGCACATGTGGTACCCTGACAGGCTCAACTATCACAAGCATGTCTGTGGTAGAAGCGGGCTTTGAAGCTGGCTTCCTTTTCCTGGGGTTTCGTCGCGGATCTGTAGGGGTATACGACATCTCGCAGAAAAGCTTACACGATATCACCTGCGATGCGAACTATCGTCAAGCCGACGTCTACAAGATCATTGAAAAAGTTCACGGCGACGAGTCCGTCAACGGGATGGAGTTTGTGGCTTCTCCCAAGAGCGCAACAGTTGGCTATTTGTACTCGGTCGGACGCGATGGGTGCCTCGCTGTACATCTAATCGACCTCGTCAAGAACAGCGTTCAGCTCGTCCACCGCCTGACCTTGGCCATTGGGCCTCACATCGAAGATTTGTATTTCCAAGACGGCCACCTACTGGTGCACGGCTTCTCAAGCAAGAAGTGGGTTCTCTATGATGTCACTTCCGAGGAAGAGATTATGGGTATTGAGACTGGAGGTGCACACCGAAGCTGGGCGTTCCAGCGACACTTGAACCCCTCCAGCCCACGGAATGGCGGTACTTTGGTGTGGACCAGAACTGCCAGCCTGCACATCTGCAGTCAGGAGGGTTCAAACCATGGCGTTCTACGTCCCGGCGGCCACGGCCGCGAGATCAAGGCGGCAGCAGTGTCTTCCTCACTGAAGTCCTCACAGTGCTGTGCGACGCGCGGACGACTCATCGCCACTGGGGCTGAAGACACGGACATTAAGATCTTCCAGTATATCAACAACGAGCCGGTGTGCCGCATAACGCTGCGCAAGCACACGACTGGGATTCAACACTTGCAATGGTCTGATGACGGCAGCTACCTGTTTAGCAGTGCCGGCTCTGAAGAGTTTTATATCTGGCGGGTTCGAGCTTTGCCGACCGTTGTGGAGATCGGAGTGGTGTGTGAGTACGTTTACCTACCGGAAAGCGAGTTTTCAGACCTACGAATCATGTCTTTCGACGTCAGTAAACGAGGTAGCGCTTACACTATTGCGATGGTGTTTTCCGACTCAAGTGTCAAG ACATATCTCTACGATCCAACAGCCGCACCCAGGTGGCAACCTCTCACAAAAAGCATCTACTTCACTTCCTGCCTGACGCAATGCGTATTCCTCTCGCCTACTAGCTTGTTGACAGCTGGCACAGACGGCCATGCGGTGCTCTGGCCCCTGTTCTCTGAAGACGTCAAGTGGGAGCATCCCGTACGAATTCACCAGAACGCGTCAAAAACGATGTCATCGCACGTCAACGGCGATGGCACAACACTCATCGTATCTGGCGGCGATGACGGTGCTTTGGCTTTCTTGCTTGTCTACGCTGCATTCCCAGAGTCGTCTTCGTCGCCACAAGGAGCTTATGCCTCGCGGCCAGTGCTTGTGAACGGGGCGCATGGCTCGGCTGTCACGGCATGCACGGTAGTCACTATTCAGTCTTATCTGTACGTTCTCACATCAGGCAACGACGAGTGGGTTCGCCTGTGGAAGGTGGTCATTGACGGTGCTGGAGAGAGTGACTCAAGTAAGATGGAGCATGAGAAGCTAAGGGTCAAACGGGTGTGCAGGGTTAAGACCAGCGTTGCTGATGTTTCGAGCATGGCGGTACTGGATGATGGTGGTGAGAGTGCAAGAGTGTTGGTGTGTGGTGTGGGGATGGAAGTCATCCGAGTGGAGGCTGAGGAGAAGTTGGTAGCATAA
- a CDS encoding ABC-type xenobiotic transporter — MATTPETDHSPMQEKPTQADEEQQYALQVGWKALFAFTTNSHLAVLMSALASAAIAAATLPVFSIIYGLVFGAYSDYGAGKANGDELLSEVTRLCLIMTGIAAASWIFNSIFFFLFLLFGELQAKSARTRIFDVLIRKDMTWFDMRESGIAAFLPTIQMQIRDLQLAVSAPLGEGLQCAVAAIGALGVAFYYSWNLTLVIICTVPLIYLAEAYLSKKLSARTHDQANQLQRALRYITNAIQSIETVKCFNGENHELQIFSKAVSLAAILYKRVANMRSIQIGLIQFFTLTVFVQGFAYGSHLIKSGSLDVGSVITTFWAALLAIGGITGFLPQFIVMQKGKISGARLRVLMEQMSAEDEPHESKGKFEPSRCLGDIEFRRITFSYPTRPDENALRDATLFFPAGETTFAIGKSGSGKSTLGQLLVRFYQPSSGQILLDHVALNELNVHWLRQNVTLVEQHSVLFDDTIHKNVMLGDRSGTVSTDDVKNAISFAMLEQVVEGLPAGLETQLGAKGGSLSGGQKQRMALARAKIRETPVLILDESTSALDCVTRAAILQAIRKWREGKTTIIITHDISQVQPNDFLYLLDKAQVLQEGYRKDLEAQPGVFHSFLASNEKEEEDFDSECSSDDEDDDVQTDELMSLYRDSWTMPTPARRPLSAVLFGQSVLSSFQNESSLDRSDTITSRTDHIPTKVTDEESSNHTEHDMSNTNRASSFEPSLNALSPVSDIFVTNQFNTARTSRTLLNDRLSEAYSFKKKELGSRPVSRLSSQPVSRQPAYPDRLSIVTNRTSQLPLPVKRERRKKFRSKFTRETIAGEQKLSEGSLPITQILGTVWPTIDWKSRVALIAALLATLVHAVATPMFSWVFSQLLGTFYVSENTKDGAIKYILIILGIAVADGLASYFMFYLYDSVAQSWTQTLKTEAMKRILAQPREFFDKEENSMARLAETLDHFAEEARNLPGRFTGIFLAMLLMMIISVIWSMAISWKLTLVALASGPVLYAITKAYNMISSHWEHLANEADDHVGQVLHETFVNIRTVRCLTLEGHFHKKYEAATTNAVNIGVKRAIYSGSIFGLLSSSVLFVTIALFWFGAWLISRKEHAVLAITETFMIIMLSINNISQMSQYMTQVNISREAGARLLRLARLPLTSHEDLGTVKIESVDDILFNNVSFTYPTRRDHQVLHDMSFSIPRGSCTAIVGSSGSGKSTIAALLLKLYPTNQNANTFLASEGRDLTISGQNIKTLHTGSLRSRMALVSQTPVLFPGTIAQNIAYALSPSCPESSMESIRAAADAAGVSEFIDSLPNGYHTLVGDGGTVLSGGQAQRIAIARALVRNPDVLILDEATSALDVVAANTIRDTVKRLVCTDDQDEALNSLKSPPFGPSSRAAGFWDGEKWEGGSPGWLRARGKGSKGKEKRRQMTVIIITHAREMMSIAGHVVMLDKGKVVEEGGYAELKRKKGGAFARLLRGEAE, encoded by the exons ATGGCCACGACTCCAGAGACCGATCACTCCCCAATGCAAGAGAAACCTACCCAAGCTGATGAAGAACAACAGTATGCTTTGCAAGTGGGATGGAAGGCACTGTTCGCTTTCACTACAAACAGTCATCTAGCGGTGCTGATGAGTGCTCTCGCAAGCGCAGCTATCGCCGCAGCCACCTTACCTGTTTTTTCCATCATATATGGTCTTGTCTTCGGCGCATATTCTGACTATGGAGCTGGAAAAGCCAATGGTGACGAACTACTAAGTGAGGTCACGAGGCTCTGTCTGATCATGACTGGAATCGCTGCAGCAAGTTGGATCTTTAACAGCATTTTCTTCTTTCTGTTCCTCCTCTTTGGCGAATTACAAGCCAAGAGTGCGCGAACTAGAATCTTCGACGTGCTCATCCGAAAAGACATGACATGGTTCGACATGCGGGAGAGCGGCATTGCCGCGTTCTTGCCTACAATTCAGAT GCAAATTCGCGATCTGCAATTGGCTGTCTCTGCGCCGTTGGGTGAAGGGCTTCAATGCGCCGTTGCCGCAATTGGGGCTTTGGGCGTAGCCTTCTACTATTCGTGGAATCTGACCCTCGTCATCATCTGCACAGTCCCTTTGATCTATCTTGCAGAAGCGTATTTATCGAAGAAGCTATCCGCACGAACGCACGATCAGGCGAACCAGCTTCAAAGGGCGTTAAGATACATTACCAACGCCATACAGAGTATCGAAACGGTGAAGTGTTTCAATGGCGAAAATCACGAGCTGCAGATCTTTTCGAAAGCCGTGTCTCTCGCAGCTATTCTCTACAAGCGTGTAGCCAATATGCGGTCCATACAGATCGGGCTAATACAGTTCTTCACACTGACTGTGTTCGTCCAGGGTTTTGCTTACGGTTCGCACCTCATTAAATCCGGGTCTCTCGATGTGGGTAGTGTTATTACCACATTCTGGGCAGCGTTGCTGGCAATAGGAGGTATTACAGGGTTTCTGCCGCAGTTCATTGTCATGCAGAAAGGCAAGATCTCCGGCGCGAGACTTCGCGTTTTGATGGAGCAGATGTCTGCAGAAGACGAGCCACACGAATCGAAAGGAAAATTTGAACCCTCAAGATGTCTAGGGGATATTGAGTTTAGAAGG ATCACCTTCTCTTACCCTACTCGACCTGACGAAAATGCTCTTCGAGATGCAACATTATTTTTCCCGGCAGGAGAAACCACCTTTGCTATTGGCAAAAGCGGCTCAGGCAAAAGCACCTTGGGCCAGCTGCTCGTCCGATTCTACCAGCCATCTTCCGGTCAGATTCTGCTAGACCATGTAGCGCTCAATGAGCTCAATGTGCACTGGCTGCGACAAAACGTTACGCTGGTAGAGCAACACAGCGTCTTGTTCGACGATACTATCCATAAGAATGTCATGCTGGGCGATCGAAGTGGAACTGTATCAACTGACGACGTCAAAAATGCTATCAGCTTTGCTATGCTTGAACAAGTTGTAGAGGGTCTTCCGGCCGGTCTCGAGACACAACTTGGGGCGAAGGGGGGCTCTTTGAGCGGAGGACAGAAGCAGAGGATGGCATTGGCACGTGCCAAAATACGTGAGACACCTGTGCTGATACTGGACGAGTCTACCAGTGCCCTCGATTGTGTTACGCGAGCCGCAATCCTCCAAGCCATACGCAAATGGCGCGAGGGCAAAACAACTATAATCATCACGCACGATATATCCCAGGTTCAGCCAAATGACTTTCTCTATCTTCTCGACAAAGCTCAAGTCCTCCAGGAAGGTTATCGTAAGGATTTGGAAGCACAGCCTGGAGTTTTTCACTCTTTCCTCGCTTCAAACGAaaaggaagaagaggacTTTGATAGCGAGTGCTCATCAGATGACGAGGATGATGACGTACAGACGGATGAGCTCATGTCACTCTATCGTGATTCTTGGACCATGCCTACACCAGCCAGACGGCCACTCTCTGCAGTCTTGTTCGGACAGTCTGTATTATCTTCGTTTCAGAACGAAAGCTCCCTGGACCGGTCCGACACTATCACCAGCAGAACGGACCACATACCTACGAAAGTCACCGACGAAGAGAGCAGCAACCATACCGAGCATGACATGTCGAACACTAACAGAGCTTCTTCTTTTGAGCCGTCACTAAATGCGTTGTCGCCTGTATCGGACATTTTCGTTACAAATCAATTTAACACAGCACGGACGTCTAGAACTCTTCTCAACGATCGCCTGTCAGAAGCCTACTCTTTCAAAAAGAAGGAACTTGGCTCACGGCCTGTTTCTCGGTTATCGTCACAACCTGTGTCGAGGCAACCTGCCTACCCGGACCGACTGTCTATCGTTACGAATCGCACGTCACAACTACCCCTACCAGTGAAGCGTGAACGGCGAAAGAAGTTTCGGTCCAAGTTCACCCGTGAGACAATCGCCGGGGAACAAAAGCTTTCTGAAGGCTCATTACCAATCACACAGATTCTAGGAACTGTGTGGCCTACCATTGACTGGAAGTCACGAGTTGCTCTCATTGCTGCCTTGCTCGCAACGCTTGTGCATGCAGTCGCTACACCGATGTTTTCCTGGGTATTCTCACAGCTTTTGGGCACATTTTATGTCTCAGAAAATACGAAAGACGGAGCCATAAAGTACATTCTGATCATTCTGGGCATTGCCGTTGCAGACGGTCTTGCCAGTTACTTTATGTTCTATCTTTACGATAGTGTCGCACAATCGTGGACGCAGACGCTGAAGACTGAAGCCATGAAGCGCATTCTTGCGCAGCCTCGCGAGTTCTTCGACAAAGAGGAGAATAGTATGGCACGCCTGGCCGAGACTTTAGACCATTTTGCTGAGGAAGCTCGGAATTTACCTGGACGCTTCACTGGCATCTTCCTTGCTATGCTTCTCATGATGATCATCTCCGTCATCTGGAGTATGGCTATATCCTGGAAACTGACGCTAGTCGCTCTCGCATCTGGTCCTGTTCTGTATGCCATCACCAAGGCATACAATATGATCAGTAGCCACTGGGAACATCTTGCGAACGAGGCTGACGATCACGTTGGTCAAGTCCTTCACGAGACCTTTGTCAACATCCGCACAGTACGTTGTTTGACTTTGGAAGGGCATTTCCACAAAAAATATGAAGCAGCAACGACCAATGCTGTTAATATCGGTGTGAAGCGCGCGATCTACTCCGGGTCGATTTTCGGCCTCCTCTCCTCATCAGTTCTCTTTGTAACCATTGCTCTCTTCTGGTTCGGTGCATGGTTGATTTCTCGAAAAGAACATGCGGTGCTCGCTATTACTGAGACTTTTATGATTATCATGCTGTCCATCAACAACATCAGCCAGATGTCTCAATACATGACCCAAGTCAATATCTCGCGCGAAGCCGGTGCACGCCTTCTACGCCTCGCTCGCCTTCCTTTAACCTCCCACGAAGATCTAGGAACTGTCAAGATCGAGTCTGTCGACGACATTCTTTTCAACAATGTATCCTTCACATACCCGACCCGGCGCGACCATCAAGTCCTGCACGATATGTCCTTTTCTATCCCTCGCGGTTCCTGCACCGCTATTGTCGGATCATCGGGGTCGGGAAAATCCACAATCGCTGCTCTCCTGCTCAAGCTCTACCCAACAAACCAGAATGCCAACACCTTTCTTGCCTCCGAAGGTCGTGATCTCACCATCTCAGGTCAAAACATCAAAACCCTGCACACGGGCTCCTTACGCTCACGCATGGCCCTCGTTAGCCAAACACCCGTTCTCTTCCCCGGCACTATCGCGCAAAACATCGCATACGCACTCTCTCCCTCGTGCCCAGAGTCGAGCATGGAGAGTATCCGCGCCGCAGCCGATGCAGCAGGAGTCAGTGAATTTATCGACAGCCTGCCCAACGGGTACCACACGCTCGTTGGCGACGGCGGCACAGTCCTGAGCGGTGGCCAGGCGCAGAGAATCGCCATCGCGCGCGCACTAGTCCGGAACCCGGATGTGCTCATCCTGGACGAAGCAACGAGCGCATTAGATGTCGTGGCTGCGAACACAATACGAGACACTGTCAAACGCCTCGTCTGCACAGACGATCAAGACGAGGCCTTGAATTCGCTGAAGAGCCCGCCGTTCGGCCCTAGCTCGAGGGCTGCTGGCTTCTGGGACGGTGAGAAGTGGGAGGGTGGAAGCCCCGGCTGGCTACGAGCGAGAGGTAAGGGGAGTAAAgggaaggagaagaggagaCAGATGACGGTCATCATCATTACGCATGCGAGGGAGATGATGAGTATTGCGGGGCATGTTGTCATGCTGGACAAGGGCAAGGTGGTTGAGGAAGGTGGGTATGCCGAGctgaagagaaagaagggCGGGGCGTTTGCGAGGCTGCTGAGGGGTGAGGCAGAGTAG
- a CDS encoding Kynurenine 3-monooxygenase, with protein MKTVVVGAGPVGALAALYAAVRGQDVEIYELRPDIRDPSTAPLNTKSINLALSERGINSLRRTGLSDLADAVLADTVPMHGRMIHVTKLGEYVREAQQYDAHGRDLLAMDRTQLNRALIDHLEAMPNVKIYFKHKMIGVDFKKKSAWFENRSDKTDLLTQGPEFKLTFDLLIGADGAHSAVRNHLMKVVPMTYQQEYIDKLWCQFGVPASPNGDFRIPPNYLHIWPADESMFIAIPNTDKTFTSTLFMSKEGFEELEASGKVVEYFSKNFPAVVPDLITEDDLKKQFTNNEHLPLISIKCTPYHYGSAGVIVGDAAHAMVPFYGQGMNAGLEDVRVLFEFLDKYPDDRTRALNEYTKQRTPDAQTINDLALGNYREMASDVKKPLYLLRKWVEETLYVHLPSLGWATQYSRVTFSNMRYSEVYQASQRQARILNSVVGLALATVVGSAFLFAGNGGLQKAKMGILRGVCLAAQGAQRVIQG; from the exons ATGAAGACTGTCGTTGTCGGAGCGGGCCCAGTCGGCGCTCTTGCTGCTCTTTACGCTGCTGTACGAGGACAGGATGTTGAAATCTACGAGCTGAGACCAG ACATCCGGGATCCATCGACAGCACCACTGAACACCAAGTCTATCAACTTGGCTCTTTCTGAGCGCGGCATCAACTCCCTGCGGCGAACCGGGCTGTCAGACCTTGCAGATGCGGTACTTGCTGACACCGTGCCTATGCATGGGCGTATGATTCACGTCACAAAGCTCGGCGAGTACGTACGTGAGGCACAGCAATACGATGCACACGGCCGT GATCTATTGGCCATGGACCGAACACAACTAAACAGAGCTTTGATCGACCACCTGGAAGCAATGCCGAATGTCAAGATCTATTTCAAGCACAAGATGATTGGCGTAGATTTTAAGAAAAAGTCGGCCTGGTTCGAGAATCGTTCGGACAAGACAGATCTACTGACACAAGGTCCCGAGTTCAAATTGACATTCGATCTTTTAATTGGCGCTGATGGAGCTCACTCGGCTGTGCGGAACCATTTAATGAAGGTCGTCCCCATGACCTATCAACAGGAATACATCGATAAGCTCTGGTGTCAGTTCGGCGTTCCAGCGTCACCAAATGGAGACTTTCGGATACCACCGAACTACCTGCACATTTGGCCAGCAGACGAGTCCATGTTCATCGCAATCCCAAATACAGACAAAACCTTCACATCGACGCTTTTTATGTCAAAAGAGGGCTTTGAAGAGCTGGAAGCATCCGGAAAGGTGGTCGAGTACTTTAGCAAAAATTTCCCTGCAGTAGTACCAGACCTGATCACCGAAGACGATCTGAAGAAGCAGTTCACCAACAACGAACATCTACCATTGATCTCGATCAAATGCACGCCGTACCACTATGGCTCCGCCGGAGTCATCGTCGGAGATGCCGCCCACGCCATGGTGCCCTTCTACGGCCAGGGCATGAACGCCGGACTGGAGGACGTCCGTGTACTCTTCGAGTTCCTCGACAAGTACCCAGACGACCGCACACGAGCACTGAACGAATACACCAAACAACGCACACCAGACGCGCAGACCATCAACGACCTTGCGCTCGGCAACTACCGCGAAATGGCATCAGACGTCAAGAAGCCTTTGTACCTGCTGCGTAAATGGGTCGAGGAGACGCTATACGTTCACCTTCCGAGCTTGGGGTGGGCCACGCAGTACTCGCGCGTCACGTTCAGCAATATGAGGTACTCCGAGGTCTACCAAGCATCACAGAGGCAAGCCCGGATACTGAACAGTGTTGTGGGACTCGCGCTCGCAACGGTGGTTGGTTCTGCGTTCCTGTTTGCTGGGAATGGCGGGCTGCAGAAAGCGAAGATGGGGATATTGCGTGGAGTCTGCTTAGCTGCACAGGGGGCGCAGAGAGTGATTCAGGGTTGA
- a CDS encoding Methionyl aminopeptidase — protein MAGDAPRKCAGTDCENDAGSLQCPNCQKLGKESYFCSQECFKRNWAEHKKQHKSQNATGHFNPFPTFPYTGTLRPVYPLSPKREVKKSVKLPDYSKDGIPRSEQVFVNRNKIAILTKEEQDGMRKVCRLAREVLDIAAAAAKPGVTTDYIDEIVHNACMERDSYPSPLNYCHFPKSVCTSINEVICHGIPDQRVLKDGDILNIDVTLYHGGFHGDLNETYYIGDKALANPDAVRVTETARECLDQAIELVKPGTLFREYGNVIEKHAKSQKCGVIRTYCGHGINQLFHCAPNVPHYAKNKAIGQAKPGMCFTIEPMISIGSYRDKTWPDDWTSATVDGSLTAQFEHTLLVTEDGVEVLTARLPNSPGGPVPRVTPVSGEAAAAA, from the exons ATGGCTGGAGACGCCCCGCGCAAGTGCGCCGGCACAGACTGCGAAAACGACGCTGGCTCGCTGCAATGCCCGAACTGCCAGAAGCTGGGCAAGGAGAGCTACTTCTGCTCGCAAGAATGCTTCAAGCGCAACTGG GCCGAGCACAAGAAACAGCACAAGTCGCAAAACG CGACTGGGCATTTCAACCCTTTCCCCACGTTCCCTTACACTGGAACCCTTCGACCCGTATACCCGCTGTCGCCAAAGCGCGAAGTCAAGAAGAGCGTCAAGCTCCCAGATTACTCGAAGGACGGCATTCCGCGCTCGGAACAGGTCTTCGTGAACAGGAACAAGATCGCCATTCTTACGAAGGAGGAGCAAGATGGTATGCGCAAGGTGTGTCGGTTAGCGCGTGAGGTTCTGGACattgcggcggcggcggcgaagCCTGGTGTGACCACCGACTACATTGATGAGATCGTCCACAACGCTTGCATGGAGCGCGAC TCATACCCGTCCCCCCTCAATTACTGCCACTTTCCCAAGTCAGTGTGTACATCGATCAACGAGGTCATTTGCCACGGCATCCCGGATCAGCGAGTTCTCAAGGACGGCGATATCCTGAACATTGATGTCACTCTCTATCACGGCGGATTCCACGGCGATCTGAACGAGACATACTATATTGGTGATAAGGCTCTGGCGAACCCAGACGCAGTGCGCGTTACGGAAACAGCGCGAGAATGCTTAGACCAGGCCATCGAGCTCGTCAAGCCGGGCACGCTCTTCCGCGAGTACGGCAATGTTATCGAGAAGCACGCCAAGAGCCAGAAATGCGGTGTCATCAGGACATACTGTGGTCACGGTATCAACCAGCTCTTCCACTGCGCCCCCAACGTCCCCCACTACGCAAAGAACAAAGCCATCGGTCAAGCAAAGCCTGGCATGTGCTTCACCATTGAGCCTATGATTAGTATTGGTTCTTACCGAGACAAGACATGGCCAGACGACTGGACCAGCGCCACCGTGGACGGCTCCTTGACTGCTCAGTTTG AACATACTCTGCTTGTCACTGAAGATGGTGTCGAGGTCCTGACTGCAAGGCTCCCAAACTCGCCTGGTGGCCCGGTCCCCAGGGTTACGCCAGTGAGTGGTGAGGCAGCTGCAGCGGCATGA